One window of the Plasmodium vivax chromosome 2, whole genome shotgun sequence genome contains the following:
- a CDS encoding hypothetical protein, conserved (encoded by transcript PVX_081615A): MLPRKGDAARPVGGREEEEVSEVNEADESNEEDEVKGENLNCTNEANLNCANASSAEAATEMDEPCAVAKAKARPSSRPRNVKLFCKMKKKYFYLKQTDYLSYKYQRRKRKKRRREEGAWNATWHGINRMAKCGYKTYARVKAHLKKAFPNLNVKHCLYVLVTYLLINVAVIVFSLLVYFFLYFYLIPQNRYVYPVEFSLAKSPIEEYLRRERCERAGGGGPTAADGNADGNVHSSMDSCISSSAGGAPHETYLHHLKSLEGEILSSIKGKDTCCCSDRWGKRTMGTHPFGGNGEKYPGREKLHHFDYEMEYAYLQNNILTGQVNFEKWSGKNKSHNDHSFFHFFIPFLKKKEISKLKIKKGYKIDILLNLSYMNNDYNDKLNFIQLQTEVLATNGDVLFRNEKLHINNKNYNFINKLHLFFNTPFYFFNVFNRRTTEICLVDGYQYGPPFGKIRIYLYPPMQIYEAYVVVLVYVNFVYYYMYNYPFLFFYVFVFVLSGLLILVNTVLFLLGALCYYMLG, from the coding sequence atgctGCCTCGAAAAGGGGACGCTGCGCGTCCTGTTGGGGgaagggaggaggaagaggtgaGCGAAGTGAACGAAGCGGACGAATCGAACGAAGAGGACGAAGTGAAAGGAGAAAACCTTAACTGCACAAACGAAGCGAACCTCAACTGTGCGAACGCCAGCTCCGCGGAGGCGGCGACCGAAATGGACGAACCATGCGCGGTGGCCAAGGCGAAGGCGCGCCCCAGCAGCCGCCCCAGAAACGTAAAgctgttttgcaaaatgaagaagaagtactTCTACCTTAAGCAGACGGATTACCTGTCGTACAAGTAccagaggaggaagcggaaaaagagGAGGCGCGAGGAGGGCGCGTGGAACGCCACATGGCATGGCATAAATCGCATGGCGAAGTGTGGCTACAAAACGTATGCTAGGGTGAAGGCCCACCTGAAAAAAGCCTTTCCCAATCTGAATGTTAAGCACTGTCTGTACGTGCTCGTAACGTATCTGCTAATAAACGTCGCGGTGattgttttttccctgctggtttatttttttttatatttttatttgatccCCCAGAATAGGTATGTGTACCCGGTGGAGTTCTCCCTCGCCAAAAGCCCCATAGAGGAGTACTTGCGCAGGGAGCGCTGTGAGCGCGCGGGGGGCGGTGGCCCCACGGCGGCGGACGGTAACGCGGACGGCAATGTGCACAGCAGCATGGATAGCTGCATAAGCAGCAGCGCGGGCGGAGCGCCGCACGAAACGTACCTGCACCATTTAAAGTCGCTCGAAGGCGAAATTTTAAGCAGCATAAAGGGGAAGGACACATGCTGCTGCTCGGACAGGTGGGGAAAGAGAACGATGGGCACGCATCCGTTTGGTGGCAATGGAGAAAAATACccggggagggaaaaattgCACCACTTTGATTACGAAATGGAGTATgcatatttgcaaaataatatattaacagGTCAggtaaattttgaaaaatggtcaggcaaaaataaatcacaCAACGATCAcagtttttttcatttttttattccctttttgaagaagaaagaaattagCAAACTGAAGATAAAGAAAGGATACAAAATAGACATTCTTTTGAATCTGTCCTACATGAACAATGACTACAACGacaaattaaatttcatCCAATTGCAGACGGAGGTACTTGCCACAAATGGGGATGTCCTTTTTCGAAACGAAAAGCTACACataaacaataaaaattataacttcataaataaacttcatttattttttaacaccccattttatttcttcaacGTTTTTAACCGGAGAACAACGGAGATCTGCCTGGTTGATGGGTACCAATATggtcccccctttgggaaaaTCCGCATTTATTTGTACCCCCCCATGCAGATTTATGAGGCCTATGTAGTGGTGCTTGTGTacgtcaattttgtttactactacatgtataattatccctttctctttttttacgtgTTTGTTTTTGTGTTGAGCGGGTTACTCATTTTGGTCAACACGGTCCTCTTCCTGTTGGGAGCGCTGTGCTACTACATGCTCGGCTGA
- a CDS encoding DNA mismatch repair protein PMS2, putative (encoded by transcript PVX_081620A), which yields MKIRNIGEESIHNICSSQVIFTLSSVVKELVENSIDADATEIKIKLVENGIKLIQVNDNGAGIKKSNFENVCARHATSKITEFEDIHSSLNTLGFRGEALNSLCMLSDLHIVTKHEESSHGYMLTFDNLGRLSHEEPIARLRGTTVSCENIFKNIPIRKKDFIKNIKSQLSDLLLLMQQYAIIYCKVKFSIQNVITVKGNVKNINLLLTNGGNETVKKSVHTIYGKKNIGNLIDFNIDAEEWKLRAYISDSNSGRRDRDIQFYYINSRPIHVLKNVNKIINSIYREFNSRLYPIIICNILSETKNFDINVTPDKREVFFIYENELCERIKTALVKLLTPQTSQLVDTHIGDYFLKANNIRLPAFGRAICTREEATFAGGGVLYPREEDTFAGGGALYPPEEDTFAEGGAPLQLLPSEAPLGGYSPGEATQFGQNGKKTTPSWEGASTEGSFPERAGGSAGGVKEEVPMAQRGRPSGSDGGEAVGQVSSVNQVSSVNQVSSVSQVSRVNQDGRVNQDGRVNQDGRASRSAHHAKAWPPRTSDDDEPGGRGGFAKSSHPQMCVRVKEEHPQEERTPPFDSSEQPSEQSREQSREQFWGTPVANGVSSSPAPVGLPSSYHRAGRARQGWQVEGSLSKKGAQGEEAPRVEAYEYKLEGACELGESPQVRVQEYHLEESPKVLVQEYQLEESPKMLVQEYHLGESPKMLVQEYQLEDSPQVHVQEYQLEDSPQVLVQEYQLEDPPKADSQECKQDRGETPQYDTPRRDGNHSGEGELLPRSQPEGGSHERGGDSPEVAEVAEYSFDDLKENIKRSCIKSIPIDINMYINREQMMSGFDYDPIHVVTLTNSEKIKNIIFPKGKEQEKANSYLCLTDEKQVSQYADLFNSSLSIKEAATVEGQVRTPPGATSGGSSEHISFSNIDEGQRDLYFKSNLFEKLKICGQFNKGFVISKIDLLYFQRGGGGGAVHPVGLGEEQAEPQGKGSYALFIIDQHAADEKSNFEKYNKVFTMKSQRLISKIDLELSPAQIYVIEKNLEVFLHNGFDVEIVEEPLRKRRRGGAADGSGEADGSGQANVEDALTAAAAGEGALVQVKVYLLSLPVFNGKILEVEDFMSLLHHLTEHPITYDKASFQMFIRNKGQPNKQTDTWFNYNFPRPQRVWRILASKACRNAVMVGKALNVAEMIKIKKKLSVLKNPWNCPHGRPTIKYIINDVDIKSCFQNYYAKLYDEITNLIVTKNYDAYKYLFHNHAFFLIMSTKPMLGPLLKFQ from the exons ATGAAGATCCGGAACATCGGGGAAGAGTCGATCCACAACATCTGCAGCAGCCAAGTGATATTCACGCTGAGCAGCGTGGTGAAGGAGCTGGTGGAAAACAGCATAGACGCAGATGCGACGGAGATAAAGATAAAGCTGGTAGAAAATGGGATCAAATTGATTCAAGTTAATGACAATGGAGCAGGAATTAAAAAGTCAAATTTTGAAAACGTCTGTGCTAGGCATGCCACATCAAAAATAACAGAATTTGAAGACATACACAGTTCTTTAAATACTTTAGGGTTCAGAGGGGAAGCATTAAATTCCCTTTGCATGTTAAGCGATTTACATATAGTAACTAAGCATGAGGAGAGTAGCCACGGGTACATGCTAACGTTTGACAACCTTGGGAGATTAAGTCATGAAGAACCAATCGCACGCCTCAGAGGAACGACTGTAAGTtgcgaaaatatttttaaaaatatccctataaggaaaaaagactttataaaaaatataaaatcgCAGCTGTCGGatttgctcctcctcatGCAACAGTATGCAATAATCTACTGCAAGGTGAAGTTCTCCATTCAAAATGTCATTACGGTGAAGGGgaacgtaaaaaatataaacttaCTGCTAACCAACGGAGGGAACGAAACTGTTAAGAAGAGTGTGCATACCAtatatgggaaaaaaaacataggAAATCTCATCGATTTTAATATAGACGCAGAAGAGTGGAAACTCAGGGCTTACATAAGCGACAGCAACAGTGGCAGGAGAGATAGGGACATTCAATTTTACTACATCAATAGTAGACCAATACatgtgttaaaaaatgttaataaaattattaactcCATTTATAGGGAATTTAATAGTAGGCTGTACCCCATCATTATTTGCAACATCCTATCGGAGACcaaaaattttgatattaATGTAACCCCAGATAAGagggaagttttttttatttatgaaaatgaaTTGTGCGAGAGGATCAAGACGGCCTTAGTTAAGCTGCTCACTCCGCAGACTAGCCAACTGGTCGACACGCACATCGGGGACTATTTTTTGAAGGCCAACAATATACGGCTCCCCGCCTTCGGGAGGGCAATCTGCACACGTGAGGAAGCTACCtttgcaggggggggagtacTCTACCCACGTGAGGAAGACACCtttgcaggggggggagcgctcTACCCACCTGAGGAAGACACCTTtgcagaggggggagcgCCGCTTCAGTTGCTGCCCAGCGAGGCGCCCCTCGGGGGATACTCCCCAGGAGAAGCGACTCAATTTGGccaaaacgggaaaaagACAACGCCTTCCTGGGAGGGGGCTTCCACGGAGGGCAGCTTCCCCGAGCGGGCAGGGGGCAGTGCCGGGGGGGTCAAGGAGGAGGTGCCGATGGCGCAGCGGGGCCGCCCAAGTGGAAGCGACGGGGGTGAAGCAGTTGGCCAAGTTAGCAGCGTTAACCAGGTTAGCAGCGTTAACCAGGTTAGCAGCGTTAGCCAAGTTAGCCGCGTTAACCAAGATGGCCGCGTTAACCAAGATGGCCGCGTTAACCAAGATGGCCGCGCTAGCCGAAGTGCCCATCATGCAAAGGCGTGGCCGCCGCGAACTTCCGACGATGACGAaccgggggggagaggcggcTTCGCAAAAAGTTCGCACCCCCAGATGTGCGTGCGAGTGAAGGAGGAGCACCCCCAGGAAGAGcgcacccccccctttgacTCGAGTGAGCAACCGAGTGAGCAATCGAGAGAGCAATCGAGAGAGCAATTTTGGGGCACTCCCGTCGCCAATGGGGTGAGTAGCTCTCCCGCGCCGGTGGGCCTCCCGAGCAGTTATCATCGCGCGGGGCGCGCACGGCAGGGCTGGCAAGTTGAGGGGTCCCTTTCGAAAAAGGGCGctcagggggaggaggcgccCAGGGTGGAGGCGTACGAGTACAAGTTGGAGGGGGCGTGCGAGCTGGGGGAGTCGCCTCAGGTGCGCGTTCAGGAGTACCATCTTGAGGAGTCCCCCAAAGTGCTCGTGCAGGAGTACCAGCTGGAGGAGTCGCCTAAAATGCTCGTGCAGGAGTACCATCTGGGGGAGTCGCCTAAAATGCTCGTGCAGGAGTACCAGCTGGAAGACTCACCTCAGGTGCACGTGCAGGAATACCAACTGGAAGACTCACCTCAGGTGCTCGTACAGGAGTACCAGCTGGAGGACCCCCCTAAGGCTGACTCACAGGAGTGTAAACAGGACAGGGGCGAAACCCCCCAGTATGACACACCCCGCAGAGACGGTAACCACTCCGGTGAGGGGGAACTCCTGCCGCGAAGCCAACCTGAAGGGGGGAGCCACGAACGCGGTGGAGACTCACCCGAAGTAGCGGAAGTAGCCGAGTACTCCTTCGACgatttaaaagaaaacataaaaaggagTTGCATCAAAAGCATCCCCATAGACATCAACATGTATATCAACAGGGAACAAATGATGAGCGGATTTGATTATGACCCAATCCACGTTGTAACATTAACAAacagcgaaaaaataaaaaacataattttcccaaaggggaaggaacaGGAGAAGGCGAACAGCTACCTCTGCCTAACTGATGAGAAGCAGGTAAGTCAGTACGCGGATTTGTTTAATAGCAGTTTGAGCATTAAGGAGGCTGCTACGGTGGAAGGTCAGGTGAGGACTCCCCCCGGAGCCACCTCAGGAGGATCCAGCGAACACATCAGCTTCAGCAACATTGATGAAGGGCAGAGGGATTTATACTTTAAGTCCAATTTATTTGAAAAGCTAAAAATTTGCGGACAATTTAACAAAGGGTTTGTCATTTCGAAGATTGACTTGTTGTACTTTCAAAGGGGGggcggaggaggagcggTCCATCCGGTAGGATTGGGGGAGGAGCAAGCGGAACCCCAGGGGAAGGGGAGCTACGCGCTGTTCATCATAGACCAGCATGCGGCAGACGAAAAATCAAATTTCGAAAAGTACAACAAAGTCTTCACCATGAAGTCGCAGAGGCTGATTAGCAAAATCGACTTGGAGTTGAGTCCTGCGCAGATTTACGTCATCGAGAAGAACCTGGAGGTCTTTTTGCACAACGGGTTCGACGTGGAGATTGTGGAGGAGCCCCTTCGGAAGCGGaggcgggggggagcggcggacgGAAGCGGCGAGGCTGACGGAAGCGGCCAGGCCAATGTGGAGGACGCACTCACTGCCGCCGCTGCGGGGGAGGGCGCGCTGGTGCAGGTGAAGGTCTACTTGCTCTCCCTGCCCGTGTTCAACGGGAAGATCCTGGAGGTCGAGGACTTCATGTCCCTGCTGCACCACTTGACGGAGCACCCGATCACGTACGACAAGGCCAGCTTCCAGATGTTCATCCGCAACAAGGGTCAGCCCAACAAGCAGACGGACACCTGGTTCAACTACAACTTCCCGCGCCCCCAGAGGGTCTGGCGCATCCTGGCCTCCAA GGCCTGCCGAAACGCCGTCATGGTCGGGAAAGCCCTGAACGTGGccgaaatgataaaaatcaaaaagaAGCTGAGCGTGCTGAAGAACCCGTGGAACTGCCCCCACGGCCGGCCGACCATCAAGTACATCATAAACGACGTGGACATCAAAAGCTGCTTCCAAAATTACTACGCAAAGCTCTACGACGAGATTACCAACCTGATCGTGACCAAGAACTACGACGCGTATAAGTACCTCTTCCACAACCACGCCTTCTTTTTGATTATGTCTACCAAGCCGATGCTCGGCCCGCTCCTGAAGTTCCAGTGA